The genomic interval ACTGGCTTGTCCCCAGTTGTGCTGATTGGGGACTGTCCATCTCACCACAGCTTGGGCAATGAAATCAGAGCAGTCAGATGTACTTTCTGGGCTGTAGAATTTGGAGCTAGATTCAAATTTCAGACCCTTGCCATATCTtaggggtgtttggatctgggattttggcaCAACCCAAATAGGGCCCCGGCACGGAATTCTGATCTGGATTCCAGACCTCTCCCCGCAACACAAAGATCAGGGATGGGAAGATtcaggtttttggtttggtttgcacCCCTCTCTACCTTATAGTGAGCTTCACTTTTCAGTTCTCTGTCCCAATGTTGGTATGTTTGGGTTTTCACTGAGTCATCATAGCTGACAGGCCTGAGCCAGCATCTCTGTTTCTTAAAGCTTCAGTGTGTCTGGGCTAGGAGAATGATCTACTGACTTCTCATCACCCCACCCGAAGCCTGGCTATagacctcccctctccccagggaaGCAAATTTCCCAAGGGTTGTTTCCTGTACCTTAAAGTAAATGGTGTTGACCAGCACCAGCACAGTGAGGTCATCAATGCCTCCCTCAGGGATCACGTCAGTAATGCGGTTCTCAGTTTTATTAGCGATCCACTCATTAATTAGAGTCCTGGACTGCTCCGGCTTTTCCTGGAGGAATAGACCCAAAACAATAAGTTACATGGGGATTTTAATACCCCATTGTCTCTCTGCAGGAGGCAGCCATcaacaagtgtgtgtgggggggcatgtTCCCAGTACAGACCGTGTGTTCTGAGCACCATGCTTCAGTACTCAGAAGTGAGAACCTTGTAAATGGATGAACCCGAATCTGAGCTTAAAGCAGGTTCGGTCAGTAGCAAAACTGTGCTGCATTCAAGCACATAAGTCATACACAGCCCCTTGCCCCTGGGTCACAGCACCCACTAGGCGACTCAAGCGAGGTAAGGGAGAGAATTTATCAACAGCACAAGGATTTGGAAAGGGATAGAAACCAAAGTCCTTCGGACTCACTTTGAAGTTCAAGGGCCAGAGTTTGGCTCCATAAACCACCTCACTGATGTTCTGGTAGGTCTCGTTGAAGGTCAGAGATTTCTCCCCAAAGAGACGATTGGCCGACACCAGCTCTGAGGATTTGTTGGCCTTCTTATAAAGCCGGCAATTCAGCTTGGCGAAGAAGAAGTGGATCTGATCAGATGTCTTCTCTGAAATGGTGTCAAACCGGAAAACCTAGGTAAccaaaggagagagaaggaatCACAGACATGGCTCCCCATTTCCTGTAGCCACAGGCAGAGGGGACAGGCTGATAACTGTTCAACAACTCCACAGACACAGGGACACTGGACCACTCACTCTGGACTTGGTGAGAGCTCTTGGTTTGTTTGGGTTTAGTCACATGGAAACAGAGATAGGCCTGATCCAACCCCCTGGATAGGGTCTGGAGATTTGTGGAGTTTAGACACATCCACAAACTTTTCAGCTGAGCccccgtctctctctctgcaaGAAAGCTGGGTGCAGCTATGCAGAAACAAGGCTTTGAACTGTCCAGAATACAAACACCGTTTAACAAAGAAAATCATACGGCtgctcctttctctcctccccttcaaAGCACAGATGTCTCCTCTCCCACACTCAGACTATaccctgcccatccccctccccaattGCCCCTTTTGCCTGATCCCTTCTTTTAAGCCTCTACCTTACACCAAGAATGGCTTCACAATTCTCATTCACCAACCGTCCTCCCTCTTTCCTTTCAGGGAGCAAATGGAGCCCTTATGAGTGCTACACGTGGAATCAGGGGGCCTGGATTCTTTTAAATCCTGGGCACTAGCCTGGGAAACTGGGAGACCCagtttcagttcccagctctgctggagGATTTCTGCGCGACTTGGGGCAAgtcactaagggtttgtctacccaGGAAATGTTCCTAGTTATACCACCAGTACAGTCACACCACTGCAACTATCCATGTGGACTTGCTTATTCAGGAATAAGAGTCCACCTGagtgttacaccagtgtaatgatAGTGGTTTAAATTCCTATTTACAATAGCATAACTTTCCCAGGCAGACAAAGTCCTAGCCTCCCTGGGCCTCAGTGCCCCTTCTgaaacttccctacctcacaggggtgttgggaggataaatacattaaagattgggagGTGCTTGGATAGGACAATAATGGGGGTGCATCTAGGTACCTTAGACAAATGACTCCACTACAGAGGAAACCGATGTCAGCCGAAGAACCAGCACATCTGGCTCACAGTCCTGTGCCTAGAGCACACCTCTCACTTGGTTAGTCAAAGCAGAGCAGTACAAGCAAAATGAACAGAGCTAGAATCCCAATTATAATTAAGGGCTTTAACAATCTGCCATTCAGGTAATGGGTGGATCTTGTTTCTGCAACTGCCGCTTTACTACAGCCCATGCAATCATTTACTCATGAGGCAGGAGCACTTACCTTGCTGCAGTAACTTCTGCTTAGAGATCTAATGCCAAATACAAATGGGCACAAGCCATTTATAGTCTCAGCTGCACTCCCCTCTCTTGGCTTCTATCCCATGGAGTTTTCACACACACTATGGAGGAGCCCTCTGAAAACTAACACTGCCATGGTCTCAGTAGGAAACTGGAGACCCTGAAAATCACAAGTTACAGCCTAGTGACACATGCCTAAAGTGCCCTTTGCTGGCTAGTGAGAGAACCAGAAAACCCTGCTCCTCACTTCGACTTCTCTCTGTGTCAGCTTTATTTTCAGTCTTTCCAAAGAGACGCTCATGCGAGTGGAAACTCGTTTCACTCAGGCCACCCAAGAGTCACCACCCGGCAACAACTGGGTGTGGATCCGGAGAATGCCCTTGAGCTGGCTCCAGGGAGATGCCTCAGGCACCTTTTCATTGATTCATATTTTTGCTAGTGGGATCTCTAGCAAAGTGAAGATACTGAGCCTGTCTTCCAAGTCTATTGTGAATGGTGCTATCTTAGCCGTGCACCGTTGGAAGCAGTTGCGCATGTGATCTCACAAGGGGCTACATCCAGCCACATTAGCATCAATGGGActtatgccattgacttcaatgggagttggatcagccTGAGGTTCATTAGAAGCACACTGGTGGGACCACTCAGTGGTTAGCACCATAGATTTCCCTAGGGCAGGCACAGGCTGATAACTGCACTGAGGGTCTCCTAAGTGCCTTGAGATCAGTAAGGGACTCAGCTTCCTGGATATTGGGTGATGCTGtgaatttattttgtttcaacaCAGAAGTCAGTCTGTGGTCTCCACCCCATCCCTTATTCATTCCAGGAGATAGCCTTTGTCTGGCAGCATTTCCATGGAGCGATAGAGTTATTTTCCCTTATCTGGATAGGGGCATCCAGAGTTTGGGCTgctggaggaagagggagaagctGTAACACTAACCCCATGCCCAGGTCTCATTAGGTTTCCCTCAGTTTTCAGCACAAGAATGATCTATCCCTGCATGTCTAACATAGCCTAGCTACACATTGTCAGGTCCACTAGGAGCCAAGCATTTGCCTTCTCCTCCGTGCCCCTTGAAGAGTTTCCCACTCCTCCATATGGAGTCAATAGGCCCAAACCCAGCGTGCATCAGAAGAATTTACTCCAACCACTGGAGCTAGAGGAGTTGGGATTCCCAACAGACCAGGGGAAAGCCAGCCTGGAGCTTCCTGCAGTGCTCTCCACAAGGACAGGTGTCCTGACAAGGGGCTTGTTTAGCcaaaaggtctctctctctctctaagcagGGAAATGTCCTGAGTGGAGGAGCCTGAGAGAGCTTTATCACCGACAAACAGCTGGCAGCCAGCCTTTAGTAACCTTGCTCTAACCTCAGTTGTTAGGATAGCAACTTGAAGAGGCTGAGATGGTGCCACTCACCTCCATGAGCTGCTGGAGGGTGTTACCGCAAGCACCGAGTTTGGTCATCGCAAAGGCCGTGGAGATGCTGAGGGGTGACATGAAGATGTTTTCATTGTCATTCTTGGAATCTGCCAGGTATTTGTAGAATTCCGTGGCGAAGTGGGTGTTGGCCTTTGATAACTCCCAGACACGGGGATTAGTAGATTCTGGAATCTTCTCCTTCACTTGCTCCAACCCTAGCCCCTCACTCTCCTTCTTCTCAGGGTTACGGTAAATGCACATGGGATTCACTGGGATATCCCTTGGCTTTGCAGTGCAGATATCTTCCACAGGGTGGTACTGAGGAGCTACTGCACCCCAGAGGCTGATGATCAACCACATGAATAGATGCATCTTCCTGAAACCAGCAAGAGAAGTTACAATCCAGCTGCAAGCCTTGCATGAGCCATCCCTCCAAATGGACTCATGGACATAACAGCCACTGTATTCATCTCCTCTCCAAACTCACTAGTCCCATTGTAAACTTCATATGGAAATCGTTCCATACCtcagggctgtcgattaatcacagttaattaacacgattaactcaaaacaattaatcatgatttaaaaaattaattggtgTTTTAATAGCATGGTtagacaatagaataccaattgaaatgtattaaatatttttggatgttttgctacattttaaaatatattgtattctgtgttgtaattgaaattaaagtgtacagtgctcactttatattttttattacaaatatttgcactgtaaaactgaTAAAACAGTATTGTTCAATTCACCTCAttaaaatactgtagtgcaatctctgtcgtgaaagtgcaacttacaaaggtagattttttgttacataactgcattcaaaaacaaaagtaTGTAAAActctagagcctacaagtccactcagttctacttcttgttcagccaatcgctaagacaaacaagtttgtttacatttatgggagataattgCTGTcccctttttatttacaatgtcacctgaaagtgagaataggcattcgcCTGGCACTTTTGTacctggcattgcaaggtatttacatgccacatatgctaaacatttatatgcctcttcatgcttcggccaccattctagaggacatgcttctacgCTGACGActctcgttaaaaaaataatgcattattaAATTTATGAtttaactccttgggggagaattgtatgtttcctgctgTTTTACACACATTCTGCAATAcatttcatgttctagcagtctcagatgatgacccagcagatgatgttcattttaagaacaatttcactgcagatttgacaaaaatgcaaagaaggtaccaatctgaaatttttaaagatagctacagcattcgacccaaggtttaagaatctgaagtgccttccaaaatctgagagggacgaggtgtggagcatgctttcagaagtcttaaaagagcaacacactgatGTGGAAAcgacagaacccgaaccaccaaaaaggaaaaaaaaaaaaaaaaaaaaaatcaaccttctgctggtggcatctaactcaAATGATgtaaatgaacatgcgtcggtcctcactgctttggatcattatcgagcagaacccgtcaccagtatggatgcatgtcctctggaaaggtggttgaagcatgaagggacatatgaatctttagcgtatttggcacataaatatcttgcgacaccagctacaacagtgccatacaaatgcctgttctcactttcagatgacattgtaaacaagaagtgggcagcattatctcctgcaaatgtaaacaagcggtttgtctgagcaattgccagtacaagaagtaggactgagtggactttctaggctctaaaattttacatcgttttatttttgaatgaagttattttttgtacagaaTTCTACATTCGTAAGTTCaactcatgataaagagattgcactacggtacttgtattaggtgaattgaaaaatactattttttttttacaatgcaaatattggtcattaaaaataaatataaagtgagcactgtacacttgtattccgtgttgtaattgaaataaaaatatttgaaaaatgtagaaaatatccaaaaatatttaaataaatggtattctattacacctctacctcgatataacgctgtcctctggagccaaaaaaaaaaaaatcttaccatgttataggtgaaaccgcgttatattgaacttgctttgatccaccttagtgcgcagcccctccccccccccggatcactgctttaccacgttatatccgaattcatgttatattgggtcgtgttatatcgaggtagaggtgtattaacagcgcaattaatcacgattaatttttttaactgcttgACCGCTCTGTTCTAAACATTTTCCTAGTCATTAGCAGGAGATGAGCTCCATGCTCAGTCCCAGCTCTACTTTATGTTATTGAAAGTTACTAACATGGGAAATACCAAGTTGGAAGAGTGAGGGGACAGTAAAATGGTCTTTTAAAGTGGCAGTCCTACAAGGTGCTAAGTGGAGGTGCCCGTCCAGTGCCGACTGCTGTGCAaggatctcaatgcactttatATTCATTAACAGTCACTGGGCCCCTGCAAGTTATGTCAGTATTACTGATCGGGAAATCAGGCCAAGCAGAAAAGGGGCCATCGGGCACAGGTTAGCCAAATAACTATCACTGACTGATGGTCACacctctgcttgcacaggaatTATAAATCCCACCACCTCTTATGTTGCTGTGATCAGCAGTAGCATAGCACCCCAGCCTAGTGTAGGCACAGTGGAATGTGCAGTGTTTAGTACACCTGTTTGTAAGGCTTCCATCACTATGGTTTCTACATGCATTTTTACGTGGCTTAACATTGGGTCTGATCAGATATCCTATGCACTGCAGCATACAGACCACACTTCTGTCTAGCTTGAAAGACAAGGAATGGAGACTTGGCTACTCGCCCAGGACTCAGTACTCCATGGAGAGCCTTTGCAAAAAGATGGATCTATCTTAGGTTTTCCCAcagtgcccatcaccacagtaacCCAGCATGGCATACTTTATGGCTAGGTGCAAGCGGAGGTGCATTTATCTAGAGTGATTCCAGAGGTACAGTTCCACTACCAGTGTGGCCTCTGGCAGTACAATTTTGATTCAAAGGCATTTAGATAGAATGGTATTGGGAAGGAAGGGTGGCTTTGTTGTTAACACAGTGACCTATGACacagaagatctgggttccattcctggctctatcACAAACACACGGTGTGCGACCTTGTGCAAAAATCACTTAAGCTGCACCTCACTTCCTCATCTAGAATGGAGATAATGCCTCTCATTTTTTGCGGTCTTTTctctttagattgcaagctctccaGGGCAGAAACGGCCTTATTAGGTGTCTGCACAATGGCTAGCACAATGATCTTGCTTGAGGGTGGTAGCCACTTTTATTATGTACATAATAATTAACAATGCCGTGGTGACAAGTGCTACAGAGATACCTAGAAACAGAATGAAGAGCTGCAGGCGAATAGCTAGGAAAGCTACCCGCAGCACTAGCTTCTGAACATTTCCTTCCCATTGGGAGCAATGAGCAAGGGGTCAAGGCAAGATTGAGATCTGCACACAAGGATCTCTGCTGTGTATGTGGACAGCCAGAGCTGCTATTGCTTTCCTCACTTTTAGCCTACCATTCTTGCTGGAGGAGGTTTTTCTGAGTATTATAACTGCTCCACCAATAGTCTATAAGTGACTGATTTTGCATCATATCTCCCATTTCAGGACactgggaagagcagcagcaagCTACAGGCCTCAACTCAGCTCTCAGTCAACTGCAAGGACAGGGTTATTTACAGGCACAGACATGCGGTCTCTGATAGCCTAATGTCCGAGTTGTCAAAGCTAAAAGCCCTTATAAAGTCACGTGCCTTAGTGCCTATCATCATAGTGTCTAGGCATTGCTTTTTCCATAACCAGGCTAAAACTCAGATGCATTCTTCaggagtcaaaaaagctaatagaatgttgtgactcattaagaaagggatagataagacagaaaatatcatgttgcctctatataaatccatggtacgcccacatcttgaatactgcatacagatgtggtcagcccatctcaaaaaaggatgtattggaattggaaaaggttcagaaaaaaagggcaacaaaaatgattaggggtatggaacggcttccatgtgaggagagattaataagactgggacttttcagcttggaaaggagaagagtaaggagggatatgatagaggtctataaaatcatgacgggtgtggaaaaagtgaataaggaagtgttatttactccttctcataacacaagaactaggggtcaccaaatgaaattaataggcaggagatttaaaacaaacaaaaggaagtatttcttcacacaacgcacagtcagtcaacctgtggaactctttgccagaggatagtGTGAAGGCCAAGTCTTTAACAGTTCAAataagaactaggtaagttcgtGGAAGATcggtccatcaacagctattagccaggaagggaagggatggtctccctagtctctgtttgccagaagctgggaatggatcacttgatgattacctgttctgttaattccctctggggcgcctggcattggccgttgttggaagacaggatactgggctagatggacctgtggtctgacccagtatcataagaacataaggccAGTGACTTCCGCATACGTGGGGCCACCCCTGGCAATACAAACCTTACTGAAAGATGCTCAGATATCACTGCAAAAGGCCTGGATGCAAACCTAAATAGAGCAGAAAAGATTGGCTGGTCCTGCCTTATTCCATGAAAGAACTGAAAGTGGTCATGTTTTAAACACAGATGGTGGAATTCTAGTCTgactgcagtcaatggcaaaactcccattaggtaagattttttttttttttgcgcaccCTTCTATCCTAATGTTGGAGAGGCAGGGTCAGGTAGAGAATTGCTTAATCAGCTCAAAATTGCAAGGCTCCAAGCAGTCTCTTGCATTGATCATGGGAAGTTCAGGAGTCAACATCCAGAACGCACTTTAGAAACatcctactcctcctcccctccccagagtcaGGGTCCACAGATCCCAGTAATTTTCCATTCCAGTACCTTTGCTCAACAACGTTGTCTTCTGACAAAGGGCAGCATTCACTAGTGTTACAAACTTATGGATAATTCTCTAGTGCCAGAGGTGTGCTCCCTCCACACTACGCTAGAAGTAGCGCTAAGAAATCAGTCACTATTATTTGCTCAGAGTGCTTGAAAGCCTAACAAATATTAAGGCGCTTAACCTTTGTGGAATTGCTCCCACCAGAGCTTGCGTGCGTGCGAGAAATTCCCAGGAAAAGTAGGTGCCCCACTAAGATCCCCAACCTGAGGCAAATAGCATTTTAGAGACAAGTGAGAGCAAGCCAGGACTTTCCAAGCCTCCTTGAAACAACTGCTCCCCACTTTACAGTTTAAGAAGTGAAGGGTTTGCAGGCATTCTAGTGAGCAGCAAGTGGCGTAACCAGGATCTCTAGGAAACCTAGACAGAACTCTACAAATACCACCCCTCAGCACTACAGTCAGGGATCCCTGACAGACAAGGAGTCCAGCAGTGGCTGGAATGTGTAGATTTCTACGATGAGTCCATGAGAAACCATGTTAATGAACATGAAAATCTCATTGGAAGCTAGCAGGACTGTGGAACCAATTCCTCTTACCTTGTGGTGTCTCAGATTCCTCGCCTACAGGACGTGAGCTGCAACGTACAGTGACAGGCACGCTTGCTTTAGGGCAGGGAAAAATCAGAGACAAAGCTAGTCAATAGTTGCTTCTGCACTGAATTTCTGCACTCCACCAGAGCTCAGTCAAGtcaggggagaaagggagggaagaggtgggatgtTGAGGTCAAAGGTTGATGACCAACCGTGGAAGGTTAAGCAAAGAGTTGAACAAAGCAATGTTTGATCTGAAAAAGGTTTTAAAGTTCAGTTTGATGAGGGAAAGTTTGGTCACCTTCTCCACATAGACTTCAGGGCTCCCCAATTCTGGCTGATAAAACACACAGAAGTTTTCCAGAATTAAAATGATTGTAGATTTAGAAACTTAGGTCAGGGCCAattcctctccgccccctcccctcctcaaccAAATACAAGTTGGAGAAGATTTGCGTAGTTTCCATTCTGCAGCAGTTTGGGCTAAATCACACACTTCTGTTCTTTAGTTTTCCCCATTGGTAAACTGGGGATCGTGATCCTTCACCATCTCACAACTGGCACGGATGGGAGCTTGGTGCTGATTTAATTCAACAACTCAGATGCAGTTTGCTCCATAAACatcatttgatttaaaaaaagccaaTCAGATTGGTTTTATCATGCAATAATCAGTAACATCTTCACAATAGAGGCCACTGCAAGAGCACACACGAAACCCTCTATCCTCCAGACACTGCAAGACGCCCAGGATTATGCGTAAAAAACCGAagtgtttgtgaagcactgtCCTGTTTTCATTCCTGCCAGAGAGCAGGTTTTGGCAGAACCGGACTGTCAGCCAGAGCTGCAATGCAAGTTACTGAATAACACACAGATTAGTCCTTTGAAGGCATTGTTTGAAATGCCTCTCCATGGGAGATGAGCCATAAAGCTATGGTCTTTAGTACAGATAACCTACTAGAAAGAGAGCTCTAAAGGTTTATCAGACTGGGtttccaaggtgctgagcactgacaaatcctataaacttcaatgggagtttgggggTTCTCAGCAcgactggatggggagggggtaagGGGAGGAGAGACCAACAGGTAATTGGTTTACATTCACCAAATATTTGTAGGCCTTGTAACTGAGAATACAACTTTCAACATATGCAAAGGAAGGCATTTGTCATGGCCCCCTCCCTTTAATTCATTGGGAATGTGTATTTTCCACCAGGACAAGAAAAGTACATTTGTATTACTGAGGAATTATCAACCTGTGCTGCAGCAAAGGGCTAAGAGCCTGGCCCAATGCATCCTGAAATTCACAAAGATTCCCACTGACCGTAGTGGGTGTTGGAAGGGCACCAATTAGAAAGTTAAGGTTGCAGCAGAATTgtgattaaaataaacaaatatccaTGTACATAGGG from Malaclemys terrapin pileata isolate rMalTer1 chromosome 8, rMalTer1.hap1, whole genome shotgun sequence carries:
- the SERPINC1 gene encoding antithrombin-III, which encodes MHLFMWLIISLWGAVAPQYHPVEDICTAKPRDIPVNPMCIYRNPEKKESEGLGLEQVKEKIPESTNPRVWELSKANTHFATEFYKYLADSKNDNENIFMSPLSISTAFAMTKLGACGNTLQQLMEVFRFDTISEKTSDQIHFFFAKLNCRLYKKANKSSELVSANRLFGEKSLTFNETYQNISEVVYGAKLWPLNFKEKPEQSRTLINEWIANKTENRITDVIPEGGIDDLTVLVLVNTIYFKGHWKSEFSAQNTKRDKFYRSNGQICATPMMYQENKFRHVSVPSDHVQVVELPYKGDDITMVLILPTMGTSLGEVERDLTPERLQSWLGSMKEILLSVYLPRFRIEDNFSLKEKLQHMGLVDLFSPEHAKLPGIVAEGRTDLYVSDAFHKAFLEVNEEGSEAAASTVVMISGRSFPMNKMIFNANRPFLLLIREVAINTIIFMGRISNPCP